A single region of the Nicotiana sylvestris chromosome 6, ASM39365v2, whole genome shotgun sequence genome encodes:
- the LOC104226344 gene encoding general transcription and DNA repair factor IIH subunit TFB4, giving the protein MTPVSSKLYTDDVSLLMVLIDTNPYLWSSMKNTAFTFSKFLSHVLAFLNSILLLNQMNQVVVIATGYNSCDYVFDSSSSSMQRAECLLEKLEEFVDKDETLSQEDSVDGVGFSLLSGSLSMALCYIQRVFRTGPLHPQPRILCLHGSPDGPGQYVAVMNAIFSAQRSMVPIDSCVIGSQHSAFLQQASYITGGVYLKPQVSDGLFQYLSTVFATDLHSRAFLQLPRPVGVDFRASCFCHKNTIDMGYICSVCLSIFCKHHKKCSTCGSNFGEARKQDPSASGQRRKTPDGS; this is encoded by the exons ATGACTCCGGTTTCATCAAAGCTTTACACAg ATGATGTAAGCCTATTGATGGTTCTGATCGATACAAATCCGTACCTTTGGAGCTCCATGAAGAATACTGCCTTCACATTCTCTAAATTCCTATCTCAT GTACTTGCTTTCTTGAATTCAATACTTTTACTGAATCAGATGAACCAAGTGGTTGTGATTGCAACTGGGTACAATTCATGTGACTATGTGTTTGATTCGTCTAGTTCCTCAATGCAAAGGGCTGAATGCTTGTTGGAGAAACTGGAGGAGTTTGTGGATAAAGATGAAACCTTGAGTCAAGAAGACTCTGTTGATGGAGTTGGATTTTCACTTCTTTCTGGTTCCCTTTCCATGGCTCTCTGCT ATATTCAACGGGTATTTCGTACAGGGCCTCTTCATCCACAGCCTCGG ATATTGTGTCTGCATGGATCCCCAGATGGGCCCGGACA ATATGTTGCAGTCATGAATGCAATTTTCTCAGCTCAACGTTCAATG GTACCGATTGATTCATGTGTAATAGGATCCCAGCATTCTGCTTTTCTTCAGCAG GCCTCTTATATCACTGGCGGTGTATATTTGAAACCCCAAGTATCAGATGGACTGTTTCAATATCTATCG ACGGTTTTTGCGACAGATTTGCATTCTCGTGCCTTTTTGCAACTTCCCAGGCCTGTGGGAGTTGACTTTCGTGCATC GTGCTTTTGCCACAAGAACACAATTGACATGGGCTACATATGCTCTGTTTGTTTATCCATATTCTGCAAGCATCACAAGAAATGCTCAACATGCGG ATCAAATTTTGGAGAGGCACGAAAGCAGGATCCCTCAGCCTCGGGTCAGAGGAGAAAGACTCCAGATGGTAGTTGA
- the LOC104226343 gene encoding CASP-like protein 4A3: MKPIMKNSNSEHNSNSSHRNLQKHNSHISMSDTESQVSQIDSFHSPLRSDSPLRSDDPFTEPHPPKSPSKAIVKYFSPLRSPHNPSSENLSLPTPPSERRPPVVYFSRAIREDAAPGVTKVGPVRGAGADVEAGEVGGERRSRAAVASITGRSQRDVLLNRAALGFRVCEVIFCLISFSVMAADKTQGWTGDSFDRYKEYRYCVAVNVIGFAYSGFQAFDLAYSLATGKHFLSHHMRYHFDFLLDQILAYLLMSASSSAATRIDDWISNWGKDEFTEMASASIALSFLAFIVFAFSSLISGYSLCNRSSS; the protein is encoded by the exons ATGAAACCCATAATGAAGAATTCAAACTCAGAACACAATTCAAATTCCAGTCATCGGAATCTCCAAAAACACAACAGTCACATATCAATGTCGGACACCGAGTCACAAGTGAGTCAAATTGACTCGTTCCACTCACCTCTTCGGTCCGACTCACCATTACGTTCCGACGACCCTTTCACTGAACCCCACCCCCCTAAATCCCCCTCTAAGGCAATTGTTAAGTACTTCTCCCCGCTCAGATCACCGCATAACCCCTCGTCGGAAAATTTGAGCTTGCCGACGCCGCCGTCAGAACGGAGACCGCCGGTTGTGTATTTTAGTAGGGCGATTAGGGAGGATGCGGCGCCTGGGGTGACGAAAGTGGGCCCGGTCCGGGGTGCTGGTGCTGACGTGGAAGCTGGCGAGGTTGGCGGCGAGCGGCGGTCGAGGGCGGCTGTGGCGTCGATTACAGGACGGTCGCAAAGGGATGTTTTGCTGAACCGGGCGgctttagggtttagggtttgtgAGGTTATTTTTTGCTTGATTTCGTTCTCGGTTATGGCAGCTGATAAAACTCAAGGCTGGACTGGTGATTCGTTTGATCGTTACAAAGAGTACAG GTATTGCGTAGCCGTTAATGTTATTGGATTTGCATATTCTGGATTTCAAGCATTTGATCTAGCATACAGTTTGGCAACTGGGAAACACTTCCTGTCTCACCATATGCGATATCATTTTGATTTCTTGTTGGATCAG ATATTGGCATATCTTCTTATGTCAGCATCCTCTTCTGCGGCAACGAGGATAGACGACTGGATATCAAATTGGGGAAAAGATGAGTTTACAGAAATGGCAAGTGCATCAATCGCGCTGTCCTTCCTGGCTTTCATTGTTTTTGCCTTCAGCTCTCTTATATCTGGTTATAGCCTCTGCAACCGTAGTTCCTCATGA